CTTGCTTCTATTCTTGCACGCTTACAAAATAGTTTGTGTTTCTTCCTGTGTTGATAGTAGGCATTTGAGGCTTTTGGCGTATGAAGAATCAGTGTTTGTGTCCCGTTTATCTCTCTCTTGGTACGATACCCTCTGTCTCCAGTTAATCGCTTGATGCCTTTTCCCGTTAGCTGATACACCTGCTCCAAACTTTTTTCAATGGTATCCATCATATTAGTAATGAAAAGAGCTCGCACCAAGAATGACACCTGTGGCAGAACGTATGATGGAGATTTTGTTACCAAATTCGTACTTCTTGCGCCCTTTACTTTTACTGATGCATTGAACATTATGTTCATGGATGGAATAAATCTTATGGGAAGAATTACGACGTTGTAAAAGTATCTTTTCAAAGATGGATAGTAAATCATTATATGCTCGATTCTCCCTTGAATTAAGTTTGAAATCTTTGACTAAACGCCCGACAATGGGTGTAAGTGTCTGGGATCTTAGGGCTTTTTTCCGATCTTTGGGCTGATTACGAAAACGTTGATGCCGATAAATCTCTTTCAAAACAAATATGTATGACTGGCGTATAGGTCGATTTAATTCCTTTACAACCTTAAGCACTTTGCCAACTATCTTTTTGTTGAGTGAAAGTGAAACTTTCTAGCTAATTATTGAGTTTAGTGGAAAATGCTGTAAGTTTTCTGTTGCTTTTTGTTTTAACATTAATTGTCTCCTTTAAATTTTATATGTTGTTTTTTGTTTGTTCATTTGTATGAATTTTTAAAATAAAACATTATGAAAAAATTATTCTCATTGTTAATGATCTGTTCTCTGTTTTTATTTTCTTGCTCTCAAGATAATTTGCTAAGTTCTAATGATGATTCAGGCGCTAGCTATGCTCCAGTAACAACAAGGGGAGGATTATCTCCCAAATATAAACAACTAGGTTGGGGTATTGATATGACAGGAAATTACTTGTCTTTTGATGCAGTTAAAGGGCCTGTTATTGATGTTGCTAAATTTGAATCAGCTCCGAATCAAGAAAATCGTATTATTAGCATTCCTATACAAAGAACTATTGTAGCGAAATATTTTTATGGGAAGAATGCTACAGAATATACGGCAGACATGACATCTAAGTTAGATATTTCTTTTGGAGGTTCTGATGCAGCGACTAGGTATGAAGGAAAAAATCCTGTCTTTACTAATACTATAAGTGGAAGCTATGAAAAAAAACAGTCATATAGTAGTGCCTATACTTTTGTTGGCTATGATAAATGTATTACTGCTGGAAAATGTTATTTTTTAGAGACAAACCCTGAGATTTTAAGAAATTACCTAGATGATGGTTTTTTGTATAGTTTGAACCATAATACTGCTCAAACTGTAGTTAATGAATATGGCACACATGTTATACTGAACTGTACTTTAGGTGGAAGATTGAGCTTTATATATAAAAGTATGATATTGAAGAGTACAAAAGAAGTTATTGCCAAAGCAGGTGCTAATTATTCTTTTGAAAAGTTTGGTGTAAATACTAATGGGAGTAGTATTGATACTAAATTGGTAGAACAGAATTTAAGTTCATCTTTACGTGTTCAATCTTTTGGAGGGACAAAAGATATTTCTGTGAGCTGGGATTCTAAGGATGGAACTTTGTCGTCTTATTCGACAACAGATTGGAGTAATTCTGTGACTTTTGATACTGGTATTATAACTGAGATAAAAAATGTAATTCCGATTTATGATCTTGTTGCTGATCCCATTAAAAGAGCTGAATTAAAAATAGCTGTTGAAGATTATATAAAAAAGAGACAGTTAGAATTATTGGAACCTTTATATCATGGTTTTAAATCTTCTAAATATAATGATACCTTTGGTGCTGGAGAAGTAGGCTTGAAATATCTAGAAGATTATAAATACGATATAATTGGTGTTGAATGTTATGTACAGAGAGTTCGAACAGAAGGAACAATACCACTTTATCATGGTTTTAAATCTTCTAAATATAATGATAATTTTATGGCTGGTCCAGAAGGAATGCAAAAGTTGAAAGATTGGGGATATGATATTATTGGAATTGCTGGTTATATATTTGCAAAACAAATTCCTGGAACTGTTCCATTGTATAATGGCTGGAAAAAATCTAAATATAATAATACTTTAGGAGCGGGAGATCCAGGCTTAAATATCTTTGATAAATATGGTTATAGAAATATAGGATTACTAGGTTATGTATATCCTGCTGAAACTTATTGGCAATGATTTAGATTTATATTATGCAATTTGAAATAGGCGTCTGATAAGAATAGACGTCTATTTTTTCTTATTTCAAGGTTGTTTATATGAAATGTTATTAATTTATTGCTGTCCGATAAACCCCGTAATAGCCTATAAATAGTTCCCGAAATACTATAAGCGTTTCGGGTTCTTTTCTTCAAAGACAAGCTCCTCAATCAAAAAAGAGATGGTTCCGGAGGGTTATTAGTAACCGTATTCAAGTAAGTTTCCCTATCTTTTTCTGATCAACATGCGTTATAATACGAGCTTTATGAATGAGAGTTTCTTCTTTTGGTTGTTGTTTGGTGAAGCAGACCTGCTGTATACGTATTTCCATAAATCCATTAGGAGTCTGGGATATTGTATCGTTCAAAATACAGTCTTTAAGATTCCTCTTCATCTTGGTTACATATATCACTCCTTTTGGTGTCATCTGTTCAAGCTTGACGTAGTCGATATAAGCACGATTCATAGTCATAATATCGCTTTTACTTAATGATGTTGGATTTAACATGAAGGAATCGTTGGTTGCAGCGGAGGTGAATTTAATGTCTGAAGGTACACTTTCGTTAGCATGGGTTACGGTATGGACTTTTATGCCACCCTTCTTCTTACCTGTTTTAGGATGGCGTCCAACACCTTTAAAAAGCAGATTGGAGAATAACGATATAGTGGTAGAGTCTATTATTTGCAGACGCTTCATCCATTTGGGTTCATTCTGGAATCGGCTGTCCAAAGAAAGTTGATTATGATATGTTGCATATAAATCACGATATATACACTCAAATACAGCTTCAGGGCGTCGCTTGTTTGCATCGGACAATGTACTACGAGAGGTCATCATGAAAATACTCAAATGATTTAACTTACGAGCTTCCGCCTGCAGGGATGCGGTAATTTCACGTAAAGAATCAAAACGCATAATAACGGCATAAAGCATAACAAAGGTATGTGTCTAGCAATCGAACCGCTTTATATAATGTTCTCCACCTACTTCCCTACTAATCTTTAGATTTTTATCAAGTAATCTTATTATCTGACTATAGAGCGACTGTTCGCTAAAATGTGTACTTTTCCCATGGTTATTTATTTTTGTCTAGCAACAGCTAAATAACCACAAAGGGCTGGCTCCTGAAAAATGGAATCGGCCCTAATTTTATATGTAACTAAAAGTTTTATCGGACAGCAATATTATTAATTATAGATTGGGCATTATCCACTCAGAAAAATATCTTACTTTTGTAGCTCAATCATTATAACAGTATTTTCTGAGGTTGTATAAGAAGGATATGTTTTGCTTGTGCTTTTGAGTTTGCTATTTTTGTTCTTCATTCTACTTCAATGGATTGTTATTTATACCTTAAAGAATATGATTTAAGCTATGATCCTGTTTCATTCCATTTTAGACAGGAGAGGATAGTATTCTATGACCTTAGTTCACAAGCCATATTGATTCTTTCAAAGTGATTGTAGAAAACTTTTTAGTAAATATAGAAGCATAAAATGCAGACGAATAAGAAACCATTGGTAAGTATTATTGTTCCAAATTATAATCATGGAAGATTTTTGTATGAACGTATAGAGTCTATTTTGGGGCAAAGCTTTCAGGATTTTGAATTGATATTGCTGGATGATGCTTCCGTTGATAATAGTAAGGATGTTTTGTTGAAGTACAAAGATATACCTGCTGTCTCTCACATTTGTATTAATATAATAAATACAGGAAGTCCTTTTATACAATGGAAAAAGGGGTTAAGCCTTGTTAGAGGTGAGTATATCTGGATCGCAGAAAGTGACGATTTTTCTGATCCTCTCTTCTTAGAAAAAATGCTGTTATTAATGGAAAAGAATGAGGATGCTGTTGCTTGCTTTTCAGGATCGATACTTATAGATGAGGATGGGAAAATCCTTTTCAAAGATAAAGATTATTGGAGGAGATGTAAAAAAAAATATCTAGGTAAGCATTCTATATTTGATGGTATGAGCTATGTTAGCCACAATCTATATTGGAAAAATTATATATACAATGCAAGCGCTGTTTTGTTCCGTCATGATTGCCTGTCGAAGGTTATGGATTCTTCTTGCTTTAATATGCGATTCTGTGGGGATTGGTTGTTTTGGGTAGAGATAATATCTCAGGGGAAAGTTATTGAAGCCTATGAAAAACTTAATTATTTTAGGCAGCATCAGAATAGTACTACTGTAAAAGCTAAAACACAGGGGCAAAATATTCTTGAAGATATAGAAGTCGTGAGGCAGATTGAAGAAAGAATTTCGGATTTGGGACATTACAGAAAAATATTAAGACGTGGAATACTTTATAAAAAAATAGGTCGAATGAATGCCCCCTCTGATATAAAGAAAAAAATATATCTGAATTTAAAGGATACTTTAGATGGTGATATTTGTTCGTATTTTATTGAACGGCTAAATAAAAGCTTCAGCTGTATTCTTCCTTGGCTTTTAATTTCTTCAAGAGATCGAATGAGGTCTTGATTTATAGCCTAAGCTCGTATTTACGAGTGAATAAGCCGCTCAGATAGAAAAATGTTCTATCTTTGTATTTCAAACCATATAACAATAAGTAATGAAGGAATTCTTTCAACTCATGAGAAGATTTTTGGCACCATATAAGAAGTATCTAGTATGGGCTGTGTTTTTAAATCTACTATCTGCTGTGTTCAATATCTTTTCGTTTACTTTAATTATGCCAATACTGCGCATACTGTTTAAAATGGACAATGAGGTGTACAAGTTTATGCCTTGGGATTCTGCTATAGGACTGAAAGAATTAGTGGTGAATAATTTTTCTTATTATATTACAGAGATGATTGCCAAGAATGGTCCTTCACTTACTCTATTGCTTATTGGACTTTTCTTTGCGTTTATGACGCTGTTGAAAACTTCTTGCTATTTTTCCTCTACTGCTGTGATGGTTCCTCTGCGGACAGGGGTTGTACGGGATATCCGTGTATTGGTCTATTCTAAAGTGACGAATCTTCCATTAGGATTTTTCTCAGAAGAACGTAAAGGGGATATTATTGCTCGTATGAGTGGAGATGTAAATGAAATTGAAAACTCTGTGACGAGTTCGTTGAATATGTTAATAAAAAATCCTATATTGCTTCTCATGTACTTTACTACTTTAATTGTTACAAGTTGGCAATTGACTTTGTTTACTTTAGTAGTATTGCCTGGAATGGGATGGTTTATGGGGGTTGTAGGGAGGAAATTGAAACGTCAATCTTTAGAGGCGCAAGCTAAATGGAGTGATACCATGTCTCAATTGGAAGAGACGCTTGGAGGGTTGAGAGTGATTAAGGCTTTTATTGCCGAGAAGAAGATGGTTGACCGTTTTACGAAATGTAGCAATGAGTATAGAGATGCTACAAATAGGGTCGCAATGAGACAGGCTCTAGCGCATCCTATGAGTGAATTTTTGGGAACATTACTGATTGTAGTAGTGCTTTGGTTTGGCGGCTCGTTGATTTTAGGGCATAACTCGCCTATTGAAGCTCCTACTTTTATTTTTTATATGCTTATTTTGTACAGTGTTATTGAGCCTTTAAAAGAGTTTTCTAAAGCTGGGTATAATATACCTAAAGGATTGGCTTCTATGGAGCGTGTAGACAAAATTTTGGAAGCCAAAAATAAAGTTGTAGAACTTGCCGACCCAAAATCTCTAAAAGGGCTTGAAGAAGCGATTGAATTTGATGATATTTCTTTTAGCTATGATGCCAAAAAGGATGTGCTGAAGCATATTAACTTAACAGTTCCTAAAGGAAAAACTGTTGCTTTGGTTGGTCAATCGGGATCAGGTAAATCTACGTTGGTTGATTTGTTGCCTCGTTATCATGATGTTCAACTGGGAGAGATAAAAATTGATGGTGTAAATATTAAGGAAGTGAAGATTTCTGACTTGCGAGGACTCATCGGAAATGTTAATCAGGAAGCGATCTTGTTTAATGATACGTTTTTTAATAATATAGCTTTTGGGGTAGAAAATGCTACTATGGAGCAGGTTATTGAGGCTGCAAAAATAGCAAATGCTCATGATTTTATAATGGAGAAAGAAGAGGGATATGATACAAACATTGGGGATAGAGGTGGAAAACTATCTGGAGGTCAGAGACAGCGTATCAGTATCGCTCGTGCTATATTGAAAAATCCTCCGATATTGATTCTAGATGAGGCAACTTCTGCGCTTGATACGGAATCGGAACGTTTGGTACAAGAGGCTTTAGAGAGATTGATGAAAGATCGTACTACTATTGCTATTGCTCACAGGCTTTCCACTATTAAAAATGCGGATGAAATATGCGTATTACATGAAGGAGAGATTGTAGAACGAGGCAAGCATGAAGAATTATTAGCTCAAAACGGATATTATAAACGTTTGAATGATATGCAGACTTTATAATTATTTTCTTCCGAAATCAGCAGGTATTTCGCCCCATATTTTTGTTTCCCATTTTAAGATTGGGGTGGTATATTTATTTTCTCTGAGCCATATTTCTGCGCGCTCAATGAGTTTAAATAACTCTTCTGTCTCTGAGGTTCGTGGGAGTTTAGTCTTGCACTTTTTTTGTTTGACCCAGCTGATTGCATTAACACTATCGCTATAGATAGGCATATCAAATCCTTTTTGTTTTAATAAGGCTAAGCCATGAACGAGAGCTAGAAATTCTCCAATGTTATTGGTGCCTCTCATTGGCCCAAAATGAAAAATTTCTTGTTGACTAGCTACATGTACCCCTCTGTATTCCATGGGACCAGGATTACCGCTGCATGCAGCATCTACAGCTAAACTGTTTTCGATAATAGCTGTGGGAAGAGCTGCTGGCTTGTTCTTTGGCTTTGAAGGCTTTGTTCCTATATAGGCGTATGGAGAGGATGCAAAGGCTTTTTCTGCTTCTTCTTTACTATCAAAAGATTTGTATTTGGCATTTTCGTATCCTTTAGTTTGCAAAAGACATTCATTCCAAGTACTGTAGATACCTGGATTTACTCCATCCCATACGACATAAAACTTCTGCTTTGCCATTCCTATATTCTTATATTATTACGTAAGCAAAGGTACGATTATTTTTTATTCCCATATTGTACTTTCAATTGAATTAGATTCTAAGAGGCTTGATGCTGATATAGAGAAAGTAGAGAAGCTAAATAATTAAAAATGCTTCTGATATGACTCGTTTTATAGTGTAATTATTGTACTCTACACTATTTATGTTGCATGATTGCATCAATTTATAGGCTAATTGCTTATCTTTGCTTTGAACTAATAGCAATGCAGTAGATGATTCGTATTTTTTTAACTGGTTATATGGGAGCCGGAAAAACAACTTTAGGGAAAGCTTTTGCTCGTAAGATGAATTTATCATTTATTGACTTAGACTGGTATATTGAGGGTCATTTTCATAAAACGGTTCAAGAGTTGTTTCTTGAGCATGGTGAAGAAGGATTCCGTGAATTAGAAAGGAACATGTTGCATGAAGTGGCTTTATTTGAGAATGTTTTAATCTCTACGGGTGGAGGAACTCCTTGTTTTTTTGATAATATGGATTTCATGAATTCTTGTGGGAAGACCGTTTTCTTGAGCGTAAATCCTGATGTTTTATTCTCTCGATTGCGTGTTGCTAAGCAGCAAAGACCTATATTACAGGGCAAAAATGACGAAGAATTGAAACTTTTTATAATTGAAGCTTTGGAGAAAAGAATGCCTCACTATCTTAGAGCAAAATATATTTTTTGTGCTGATGAATTGGAAAATTTGAATCAAATAGAGAACTCTGTACAAAAAATGAAAACATTATTGGAGATTGTTGAATCGTGAAAATAATATTTTATGCCACATCATTTGAATACTAATAAGCAGTTTATGATAGGCAATGGCATTTTGGCTTTTGCTGTGATTTTTGTTGTTGTGATTTTTGTTTATATGAGTCTGAAGCTTCAACAGGATAAGAAAAGAGATAGAACTTTTATTGAGGTTTATGATATTGCATTGGAACGAGGATTTGTTGGTGATTCGCTGTCTGTTTTTGTAAATGATAGTCTTTTTCTGAAGACTACTGTAAAAAGTCAACCATTGTCACTAAAGATTAAGCGTTTTGCAGCACAGAGTGCGCTTATGATTGTAGATCATCGAACAGAAAATGTTTCAACTTTTGATTTAAGTGAAAAAGGCGGTAGTTATCGTTTTGAGAAAGATGCGGATGGTATAAAACAGTTAGCTAAGAAATAAATAAAGGTTCCCAATTAAAAATTTGTTTTATACTTTTTAAGTTCATTACGAAGCTCAAGAGCCTTGTTATCTGTTAGCATGTTAAGTAATTTCCAGAATTTTTCTCCATGATTCATTTCTTTGGTATGGCATAATTCGTGTAATAATACGTAATTTATTAAATGTTCAGGTAATAGAAGAAGAAAGTAGGATAGGTTAATATTCTGTTTAGCAGAACAGCTTCCCCATCTGCCACGACTTGAGTTGATTTTGACGCTTTCATAATGTAGCTGATTTTTTTCACTGAGCATGTAGAGCTTTGGTGGAAGGATGATCTTGGCATTTCGCCTTAAAGCCTCTTCTATAACTTTGCGCAACCATATTTGTAGTTTTTTGTCTTCAAAATTTGCATTTGTAGGGCAAATTATTTTCATTTTTCCAGGTTCGGAATGAGCTAGGAATCGTTCTTGGTTTTCTTGAATTAGTGATAATTCAAAAAAATCGGTTTGTATTTTATAGTCTAAATTAATATGAGTGGTTAGAACGTTCTTCTTACTAATTAATAATTTTTCGCGTAATTTTTCGATCGTAACTTTTACTTCCTTTAGAGAGGTTTTGGGAGGAATCGTTATCGTAATTTCATCATTTCTTGTACGAAAGATGAATCGTTTTGCTCGCGGATTTACATGTATTATTAAGCGCCCTAGTTCTTTGTCTTCTATTATTTGATCCAACTTCTTTGCTTTTTTATTAGAATTTCTGTACGTGTTGTAGGTGTACAAATTAATATATAAAATATTGAATGAGCAAGATAAATATTGTTTTGTAGAAAAAATAGTATATAGATGCAACTTTTTTTGTATTACTTCCGTCTAACTTAATAAAGAAGGAAAAGTATTGAAATGAAAACAAGTGTGAAAATTTTGTCGATATTGTTCTTTTTGAACATATTTTTGACCGGCTGTGATATTTGGGGCAATTATATCAAGCCTAGTAATAATTATATTACTCGTAATTACAAAGTGAAAGATTTTAGCAAAATTGATATTTCTACTGTAGGTAATATTTGTTTCCAGCAATCTGCAGATAGTACTAGATCTGTGAAAATATATGGTCCCGATAATATTGTAGCTCTTATGAAGATAGGAGTCAGAGATGGGGTGTTAGTTTTGAATATGGATAAGAAATATAAGTTGAGAAATGTGAAGAAAATGAGAATATCTATTACATCTCCATCTTTAACGAAGATTTCTTTTAAGGGAGTTGGAGATATGCTTATAAAAGACTCTCTCTTTACAAATTCTTTAGATGTAGAAAGTATGGGTGTGGGAAACATCGAGATTACATCGCTGATTTGTAAAGATCTAAAGGTCAAATCTGTGGGGGTAGGCAATGTGAAATTGAAAGGGGTAGCACAAAATGCTAGCTTTATGGTTAAAGGAATCGGTGATATAGAAGCTGATAATTTTAAAGCACTTTCTATAGAAGCATCTTCACAAGGTGTTGGGCATATTTCTTGTTATGCAGTAAAGTCTTTATCAGCTTCTGTAAAAGGTATCGGGAGCATAAGGTATAAAGGAAAACCTGAAAAGAAAAAGTTTTTTAAAGGAGGCGTTGGAAGCATAACATCATTTTAAATATATAGGATTATGAAATT
This is a stretch of genomic DNA from uncultured Bacteroides sp.. It encodes these proteins:
- a CDS encoding MAC/perforin domain-containing protein translates to MKKLFSLLMICSLFLFSCSQDNLLSSNDDSGASYAPVTTRGGLSPKYKQLGWGIDMTGNYLSFDAVKGPVIDVAKFESAPNQENRIISIPIQRTIVAKYFYGKNATEYTADMTSKLDISFGGSDAATRYEGKNPVFTNTISGSYEKKQSYSSAYTFVGYDKCITAGKCYFLETNPEILRNYLDDGFLYSLNHNTAQTVVNEYGTHVILNCTLGGRLSFIYKSMILKSTKEVIAKAGANYSFEKFGVNTNGSSIDTKLVEQNLSSSLRVQSFGGTKDISVSWDSKDGTLSSYSTTDWSNSVTFDTGIITEIKNVIPIYDLVADPIKRAELKIAVEDYIKKRQLELLEPLYHGFKSSKYNDTFGAGEVGLKYLEDYKYDIIGVECYVQRVRTEGTIPLYHGFKSSKYNDNFMAGPEGMQKLKDWGYDIIGIAGYIFAKQIPGTVPLYNGWKKSKYNNTLGAGDPGLNIFDKYGYRNIGLLGYVYPAETYWQ
- a CDS encoding transposase, producing MLYAVIMRFDSLREITASLQAEARKLNHLSIFMMTSRSTLSDANKRRPEAVFECIYRDLYATYHNQLSLDSRFQNEPKWMKRLQIIDSTTISLFSNLLFKGVGRHPKTGKKKGGIKVHTVTHANESVPSDIKFTSAATNDSFMLNPTSLSKSDIMTMNRAYIDYVKLEQMTPKGVIYVTKMKRNLKDCILNDTISQTPNGFMEIRIQQVCFTKQQPKEETLIHKARIITHVDQKKIGKLT
- a CDS encoding glycosyltransferase family 2 protein; this translates as MQTNKKPLVSIIVPNYNHGRFLYERIESILGQSFQDFELILLDDASVDNSKDVLLKYKDIPAVSHICINIINTGSPFIQWKKGLSLVRGEYIWIAESDDFSDPLFLEKMLLLMEKNEDAVACFSGSILIDEDGKILFKDKDYWRRCKKKYLGKHSIFDGMSYVSHNLYWKNYIYNASAVLFRHDCLSKVMDSSCFNMRFCGDWLFWVEIISQGKVIEAYEKLNYFRQHQNSTTVKAKTQGQNILEDIEVVRQIEERISDLGHYRKILRRGILYKKIGRMNAPSDIKKKIYLNLKDTLDGDICSYFIERLNKSFSCILPWLLISSRDRMRS
- a CDS encoding ABC transporter ATP-binding protein, whose product is MKEFFQLMRRFLAPYKKYLVWAVFLNLLSAVFNIFSFTLIMPILRILFKMDNEVYKFMPWDSAIGLKELVVNNFSYYITEMIAKNGPSLTLLLIGLFFAFMTLLKTSCYFSSTAVMVPLRTGVVRDIRVLVYSKVTNLPLGFFSEERKGDIIARMSGDVNEIENSVTSSLNMLIKNPILLLMYFTTLIVTSWQLTLFTLVVLPGMGWFMGVVGRKLKRQSLEAQAKWSDTMSQLEETLGGLRVIKAFIAEKKMVDRFTKCSNEYRDATNRVAMRQALAHPMSEFLGTLLIVVVLWFGGSLILGHNSPIEAPTFIFYMLILYSVIEPLKEFSKAGYNIPKGLASMERVDKILEAKNKVVELADPKSLKGLEEAIEFDDISFSYDAKKDVLKHINLTVPKGKTVALVGQSGSGKSTLVDLLPRYHDVQLGEIKIDGVNIKEVKISDLRGLIGNVNQEAILFNDTFFNNIAFGVENATMEQVIEAAKIANAHDFIMEKEEGYDTNIGDRGGKLSGGQRQRISIARAILKNPPILILDEATSALDTESERLVQEALERLMKDRTTIAIAHRLSTIKNADEICVLHEGEIVERGKHEELLAQNGYYKRLNDMQTL
- a CDS encoding ribonuclease H family protein — encoded protein: MAKQKFYVVWDGVNPGIYSTWNECLLQTKGYENAKYKSFDSKEEAEKAFASSPYAYIGTKPSKPKNKPAALPTAIIENSLAVDAACSGNPGPMEYRGVHVASQQEIFHFGPMRGTNNIGEFLALVHGLALLKQKGFDMPIYSDSVNAISWVKQKKCKTKLPRTSETEELFKLIERAEIWLRENKYTTPILKWETKIWGEIPADFGRK
- a CDS encoding shikimate kinase — protein: MIRIFLTGYMGAGKTTLGKAFARKMNLSFIDLDWYIEGHFHKTVQELFLEHGEEGFRELERNMLHEVALFENVLISTGGGTPCFFDNMDFMNSCGKTVFLSVNPDVLFSRLRVAKQQRPILQGKNDEELKLFIIEALEKRMPHYLRAKYIFCADELENLNQIENSVQKMKTLLEIVES
- a CDS encoding SprT family zinc-dependent metalloprotease; translated protein: MDQIIEDKELGRLIIHVNPRAKRFIFRTRNDEITITIPPKTSLKEVKVTIEKLREKLLISKKNVLTTHINLDYKIQTDFFELSLIQENQERFLAHSEPGKMKIICPTNANFEDKKLQIWLRKVIEEALRRNAKIILPPKLYMLSEKNQLHYESVKINSSRGRWGSCSAKQNINLSYFLLLLPEHLINYVLLHELCHTKEMNHGEKFWKLLNMLTDNKALELRNELKKYKTNF
- a CDS encoding head GIN domain-containing protein — encoded protein: MKTSVKILSILFFLNIFLTGCDIWGNYIKPSNNYITRNYKVKDFSKIDISTVGNICFQQSADSTRSVKIYGPDNIVALMKIGVRDGVLVLNMDKKYKLRNVKKMRISITSPSLTKISFKGVGDMLIKDSLFTNSLDVESMGVGNIEITSLICKDLKVKSVGVGNVKLKGVAQNASFMVKGIGDIEADNFKALSIEASSQGVGHISCYAVKSLSASVKGIGSIRYKGKPEKKKFFKGGVGSITSF